The following coding sequences lie in one Kribbella sp. NBC_00709 genomic window:
- a CDS encoding ABC transporter substrate-binding protein translates to MRSRRRVLAVVGAVLLAGCSGPAVKPGSSGGAANASIVYAKTDGGTTFVRNYNVMGPATDKAPNMELVYEPLMRVDYGDGGVLKPWLAASWTFSEQGKQLTIKLRTDVTWSDGQKFSADDVVYSLGLPIEKPDFSIAGVTYKSVAKVDDSTVKVVFAEPSYATLNQFANILLPMVPKHIWSTQNLNTWTNPDPIGTGPFTLKEFKPQQITLQARTDYWGGKLPMSTYKIIPTSADALKAQLLKGDIDWSSASWPNGEKEYVAKDPDKHLYQLYSNGGAMSVLFNTAKAPFDDVHVRRALALTIDRTAVVTTLQRPGTEAGPTGLSDQLFADWLDPAYKGKVQKVDATAAKAELARGGWTIENGALVKDGKRYQPSILFNSDWGWGNYADILLNTWKQTLGLQVKGAGQPSAGYYDKQNLGQFDLAAASTGGSGVYGVYRFLSSSFKVPIGKSATLNQGRWSDPQTDRIIAAMERTDNVGELKGLGRQLQKIVVDDVPFSPIYNNFYFVDINATRWTGWPTPDNFDHIPFVGMGPDTILTMLKLQRRGS, encoded by the coding sequence ATGCGCAGTCGCCGGCGGGTGTTGGCGGTCGTGGGTGCGGTGCTGCTGGCGGGGTGTTCGGGCCCCGCGGTCAAGCCTGGGAGTAGTGGCGGCGCGGCGAACGCGTCGATCGTGTACGCGAAGACCGACGGCGGGACGACGTTCGTCCGCAACTACAACGTGATGGGCCCGGCGACCGACAAGGCGCCGAACATGGAGCTCGTCTACGAGCCGCTGATGCGGGTCGACTACGGCGACGGCGGCGTGCTGAAGCCGTGGCTGGCGGCGAGCTGGACGTTCTCCGAGCAGGGCAAGCAGCTGACGATCAAGCTGCGCACGGACGTCACCTGGTCGGACGGGCAGAAGTTCTCCGCGGACGACGTCGTCTACTCGCTGGGCCTCCCGATCGAGAAGCCGGACTTCAGTATCGCGGGTGTCACCTACAAGTCGGTGGCGAAGGTCGACGACAGCACGGTGAAGGTCGTCTTCGCCGAGCCGTCGTACGCGACGCTGAACCAGTTCGCGAACATCCTGCTGCCGATGGTCCCCAAGCACATCTGGTCGACGCAGAACCTCAACACCTGGACGAATCCGGATCCGATCGGCACCGGCCCGTTCACGCTGAAGGAGTTCAAGCCGCAGCAGATCACGCTCCAGGCCCGGACCGATTACTGGGGCGGGAAGTTGCCGATGTCGACGTACAAGATCATCCCGACCAGCGCCGACGCGCTCAAAGCCCAGCTGCTGAAGGGCGATATCGACTGGTCGTCGGCGAGCTGGCCGAACGGCGAGAAGGAGTACGTCGCCAAGGACCCGGACAAGCACCTGTACCAGCTGTACTCCAACGGCGGCGCGATGTCTGTCCTGTTCAACACCGCGAAGGCACCCTTCGACGACGTGCACGTACGGCGGGCGCTCGCGCTCACGATCGACCGCACCGCCGTCGTCACCACGCTGCAACGCCCCGGTACCGAGGCCGGCCCGACCGGGCTCTCCGACCAGCTGTTCGCCGACTGGCTCGACCCGGCGTACAAGGGCAAGGTCCAGAAGGTCGACGCGACCGCGGCGAAGGCCGAGCTGGCCCGAGGCGGCTGGACGATCGAGAACGGCGCACTGGTCAAGGACGGCAAGCGGTACCAGCCGAGCATCCTGTTCAACTCCGACTGGGGCTGGGGCAACTACGCCGACATCCTGCTCAACACCTGGAAGCAGACCCTCGGTCTGCAGGTGAAGGGCGCCGGCCAGCCGAGCGCCGGGTACTACGACAAGCAGAACCTCGGCCAGTTCGACCTGGCAGCCGCGTCCACCGGCGGCTCCGGGGTGTACGGCGTCTACCGCTTCCTGAGCAGCTCGTTCAAGGTCCCGATCGGCAAGTCGGCCACCCTGAACCAGGGCCGTTGGAGCGACCCGCAGACCGACAGGATCATCGCCGCGATGGAGCGCACCGACAACGTCGGCGAGCTGAAGGGCCTCGGCCGTCAGCTGCAGAAGATCGTCGTCGACGACGTCCCGTTCAGCCCGATCTACAACAACTTCTACTTCGTCGACATCAACGCGACCCGCTGGACGGGCTGGCCGACGCCGGACAACTTCGACCACATCCCGTTCGTCGGGATGGGCCCGGACACGATCCTGACCATGCTGAAGCTCCAGCGCCGGGGGAGCTGA
- a CDS encoding methyltransferase domain-containing protein, with amino-acid sequence MPSGLVLVRTVAGLEGLAAEELAVAGHRVVEVGRRQVVIEPASGVVSSPRLADDWFVVYAAVADPGRTKAALTGVVHALRRALGSAPGDRRTFAVTASFVGVRNYNRFDIEDLVGTRIAGLTGGQYHSRRYGVVPPAERAEWRVVLDGKTLWVGLRPYAVPLHRRAWRTRTVRGSLHPPVAAAMARLAGISAGDRVLDPFCGAGTVLLEAHAVEPQAEYVGIDRDPGALAAAQANAANANAREAGAGQAGAAEAAGARVGAAPAGVGGVVWCLADAGRLDGSADRIVTNPPWDVRLSIGELGPYARQWRRALRPGGRVVAILSETQGAQLTRGWRVQARYDLAVAGQHPRIVVAEPSRS; translated from the coding sequence ATGCCCTCTGGGCTTGTGCTGGTGCGGACTGTGGCGGGGTTGGAAGGGCTGGCGGCCGAGGAGCTGGCGGTTGCCGGGCATCGGGTGGTCGAGGTCGGCAGGCGGCAGGTTGTCATCGAGCCTGCGTCCGGCGTGGTGTCGTCGCCGCGGTTGGCGGACGACTGGTTCGTCGTGTACGCCGCGGTTGCGGACCCTGGTCGCACGAAGGCCGCGCTGACCGGGGTGGTCCATGCTCTTCGCCGGGCGCTGGGCTCGGCGCCGGGCGATCGACGCACGTTCGCGGTGACCGCATCGTTCGTCGGAGTGCGGAACTACAACCGCTTCGACATCGAGGACCTGGTGGGCACGCGGATCGCCGGGCTCACCGGTGGGCAGTACCACTCGCGCCGGTACGGCGTCGTACCGCCGGCTGAGCGGGCCGAGTGGCGGGTCGTGCTGGACGGGAAGACGTTGTGGGTCGGGTTGCGGCCGTACGCCGTACCGCTGCATCGGCGGGCGTGGCGGACGCGGACTGTCCGGGGGAGTCTGCATCCGCCCGTCGCCGCCGCGATGGCGCGTCTCGCCGGCATTTCAGCAGGTGATCGAGTGCTCGATCCGTTCTGCGGTGCCGGGACGGTGCTGCTCGAAGCACACGCCGTCGAGCCGCAGGCCGAGTACGTCGGCATCGACCGTGATCCCGGCGCGCTCGCCGCGGCACAGGCGAACGCCGCAAACGCGAACGCGCGCGAGGCGGGCGCGGGCCAGGCAGGCGCCGCGGAGGCTGCCGGCGCGAGGGTGGGTGCGGCACCGGCGGGCGTCGGTGGGGTCGTGTGGTGCCTGGCGGATGCGGGGCGGTTGGACGGGAGCGCCGATCGGATCGTCACCAATCCGCCGTGGGACGTTCGGCTGAGCATCGGCGAGCTCGGGCCGTACGCGCGCCAGTGGCGCCGGGCGCTACGCCCAGGAGGCCGGGTGGTCGCCATCCTCAGCGAAACCCAGGGCGCCCAACTCACCCGTGGCTGGCGCGTCCAGGCCCGCTACGACCTCGCCGTCGCGGGGCAGCATCCGCGGATTGTCGTTGCTGAGCCGTCTCGGTCTTGA
- a CDS encoding DUF2550 domain-containing protein — translation MRTVLDVVGVCLLAAVLFIVLVAFRRRWLSRDGGTFDCSLQLAEKEHGRGWALGLARYVGDELQWFRVFSLAWWPKLVVNRRQLDGITTRRPMGNEPLVTYAGHVIVDADLHERSVHFAMTEEALTGVLAWMESAPPSTQTYL, via the coding sequence ATGAGGACAGTCCTCGATGTCGTCGGGGTCTGTCTGCTTGCCGCCGTACTGTTCATCGTGCTTGTCGCGTTCCGCCGTCGCTGGTTGTCCAGGGACGGCGGAACTTTTGATTGCAGCCTGCAGCTCGCCGAGAAGGAGCACGGCCGCGGCTGGGCCCTCGGCCTGGCCCGCTACGTCGGCGACGAGCTGCAGTGGTTTCGCGTCTTCAGCCTCGCCTGGTGGCCCAAGCTCGTCGTCAACCGCCGCCAGCTCGACGGCATCACCACCCGCCGCCCGATGGGCAACGAGCCCCTCGTGACGTACGCCGGCCACGTCATCGTCGACGCCGACCTGCACGAGCGCAGCGTCCACTTCGCCATGACCGAAGAAGCCCTCACCGGCGTCCTGGCCTGGATGGAATCCGCACCCCCCAGCACCCAGACCTACCTCTAA
- a CDS encoding F0F1 ATP synthase subunit epsilon: protein MADHLEVALVAAERTVWQGQAKIVIARTTDGDVGILPGHAPLLGLLQGGTVQVRTVDGEYFVAAAPDGFISVANDRVSILAENAEMGHDIDLEEARRELEEAMAAGLADADADEVRLAEARVRAAEQTS, encoded by the coding sequence ATGGCTGACCACTTGGAGGTGGCGCTGGTCGCCGCCGAGCGGACGGTCTGGCAGGGGCAGGCGAAGATCGTCATCGCCCGGACCACGGACGGCGACGTCGGCATCCTGCCCGGCCACGCGCCACTGCTGGGCCTGCTGCAGGGCGGCACCGTCCAGGTGCGGACCGTCGACGGCGAGTACTTCGTCGCGGCCGCGCCGGACGGGTTCATCTCGGTGGCGAACGACCGGGTCTCGATCCTGGCCGAGAACGCCGAGATGGGTCACGACATCGACCTGGAAGAGGCCCGGCGCGAGCTCGAGGAGGCGATGGCGGCCGGTCTGGCCGACGCCGACGCCGACGAGGTGCGACTCGCCGAGGCCAGGGTCCGGGCCGCCGAGCAGACGTCCTGA
- the atpD gene encoding F0F1 ATP synthase subunit beta produces MTATVTEKNNEAGATGIGRVARVIGPVVDVEFPADTMPDMYNALEVDITLGDVTQTITLEVALHVGDNIVRAISMKPTDGLVRGAEVRDTGSAISVPVGDVTKGRVWSVTGKCLNQDESEFEIAERWPIHRKAPAFDQLESKTEMLETGIKVLDLLTPYVQGGKIGLFGGAGVGKTVLIQEMIYRIAHNFGGTSVFAGVGERTREGNDLINEMEEAGVFKDTALVFGQMDEPPGTRLRVALSALTMAEYFRDVKEQDVLLFIDNIFRFTQAGSEVSTLLGRMPSAVGYQPNLADEMGVLQERITSTRGHSITSMQAIYVPADDYTDPAPATTFAHLDATTELSRDIAARGLYPAVDPLTSTSRILDPQYIGQEHYDVAVRVKQILQKNKELQDIIAILGVDELSEEDKITVARARRIEQFLSQNTYMAEKFTNIPGSTVPLKDTIESFKKITEGEYDHVAEQAFFNVGSLDDVDRKWTELQKEN; encoded by the coding sequence ATGACTGCCACGGTTACCGAGAAGAACAACGAGGCGGGTGCCACCGGCATCGGTCGCGTCGCCCGGGTGATCGGCCCGGTCGTCGACGTCGAGTTCCCTGCGGACACGATGCCCGACATGTACAACGCGCTCGAGGTGGACATCACCCTGGGCGACGTGACCCAGACGATCACCCTCGAGGTGGCGCTGCACGTCGGCGACAACATCGTCCGCGCGATCTCGATGAAGCCGACTGACGGCCTGGTCCGCGGCGCCGAGGTGCGCGACACCGGCTCGGCAATTTCTGTCCCGGTCGGCGACGTCACCAAGGGCCGCGTCTGGTCCGTCACCGGCAAGTGCCTGAACCAGGACGAGTCCGAGTTCGAGATCGCCGAGCGCTGGCCGATCCACCGCAAGGCGCCGGCCTTCGACCAGCTCGAGTCCAAGACCGAGATGCTGGAGACCGGCATCAAGGTGCTCGACCTGCTCACGCCGTACGTGCAGGGCGGGAAGATCGGCCTGTTCGGCGGTGCGGGTGTCGGCAAGACCGTTCTGATCCAGGAGATGATCTACCGGATCGCCCACAACTTCGGTGGTACGTCGGTGTTCGCCGGCGTGGGCGAGCGGACCCGTGAGGGCAACGACCTCATCAACGAGATGGAAGAGGCCGGCGTCTTCAAGGACACCGCGCTGGTGTTCGGCCAGATGGACGAGCCGCCGGGCACCCGGCTGCGCGTCGCGCTGTCGGCGCTGACGATGGCGGAGTACTTCCGCGACGTCAAGGAGCAGGACGTCCTGCTGTTCATCGACAACATCTTCCGGTTCACCCAGGCCGGTTCCGAGGTCTCCACGCTGCTCGGCCGGATGCCGAGCGCCGTCGGTTACCAGCCGAACCTGGCCGACGAGATGGGCGTGCTGCAGGAGCGGATCACGTCGACCCGCGGTCACTCGATCACCTCGATGCAGGCGATCTACGTGCCCGCCGACGACTACACCGACCCGGCGCCGGCTACCACGTTCGCGCACCTGGACGCGACCACCGAGCTCTCGCGTGACATCGCCGCTCGTGGTCTGTACCCGGCCGTCGACCCGCTGACCTCCACGTCGCGGATCCTCGACCCGCAGTACATCGGCCAGGAGCACTACGACGTGGCCGTCCGGGTGAAGCAGATCCTGCAGAAGAACAAGGAACTGCAGGACATCATCGCCATCCTCGGTGTGGACGAGCTCTCCGAAGAGGACAAGATCACCGTCGCGCGGGCGCGCCGGATCGAGCAGTTCCTCTCCCAGAACACCTACATGGCGGAGAAGTTCACCAACATCCCGGGCTCGACCGTGCCGCTGAAGGACACCATCGAGTCCTTCAAGAAGATCACCGAGGGCGAGTACGACCACGTGGCCGAGCAGGCGTTCTTCAACGTCGGTTCGCTCGACGACGTCGACCGCAAGTGGACCGAGCTGCAGAAGGAAAACTGA
- a CDS encoding F0F1 ATP synthase subunit gamma — protein sequence MPANLRELRDRKASVSTIKKLTRAMELIAASRIVKAQQRAQAAGPYARELTRAVSAVATFSNVDHPLTTEKPNPKRAAVLLITSDRGQAGAYSANVIREGERLHQLLREDDKQIVSFLSGRKGIAYYAFRQREVAQSWSGDSDAPSFARAREIADALIESFLTPTEEGGVDEIHIVFTRFVSMLTQRADVIRLLPLEVVEGEEAPPADDVLPLYEFEPSAEEVLDGLLPKYVASRIHYCMLQAAASELANRQRAMKSATDNAQDLIESLTRDLNQARQAQITQEISEIVGGASALADASAGSE from the coding sequence ATGCCGGCCAACCTGCGGGAGCTACGCGATCGGAAGGCTTCGGTCTCGACGATCAAGAAGCTCACCCGCGCGATGGAGCTCATCGCGGCGTCCCGGATCGTCAAGGCGCAGCAACGCGCCCAGGCGGCCGGTCCGTACGCGCGTGAGCTCACCCGCGCGGTGTCGGCGGTGGCGACGTTCTCGAACGTCGACCACCCGCTGACCACCGAGAAGCCGAACCCGAAGCGGGCCGCCGTTCTGCTGATCACCTCCGACCGCGGTCAGGCCGGTGCGTACTCCGCGAACGTGATCCGCGAAGGGGAGCGGCTGCACCAGCTGCTGCGCGAGGACGACAAGCAGATCGTCTCCTTCCTCAGCGGCCGCAAGGGCATCGCGTACTACGCCTTCCGGCAGCGTGAGGTCGCGCAGTCGTGGAGCGGCGACTCCGACGCGCCGTCGTTCGCCCGGGCCCGGGAGATCGCCGACGCGCTGATCGAGTCCTTCCTGACCCCGACCGAGGAGGGCGGCGTGGACGAGATCCACATCGTCTTCACCCGGTTCGTGTCGATGCTGACCCAGCGCGCGGACGTCATCCGGCTGCTGCCGCTGGAGGTCGTCGAGGGCGAGGAGGCACCGCCGGCCGACGACGTGCTGCCGCTGTACGAGTTCGAGCCGTCCGCCGAAGAGGTGCTCGACGGGCTGCTGCCGAAGTACGTCGCCAGCCGGATCCACTACTGCATGCTGCAGGCGGCGGCCTCCGAGCTGGCCAACCGGCAGCGGGCGATGAAGTCTGCGACCGACAACGCGCAGGACCTGATCGAGAGCCTGACCCGGGACCTGAACCAGGCCCGGCAGGCGCAAATTACCCAGGAAATCAGCGAGATCGTCGGTGGCGCCAGCGCGCTGGCCGACGCGAGCGCCGGGAGCGAGTGA
- the atpA gene encoding F0F1 ATP synthase subunit alpha → MAELTIRPEEIRDALDRFVTEYQPAETAAEEVGTVVDAGDGIAHVEGLPSAMTNELLEFEDGTRGIALNLDVRDIGVVVLGEFDGIEEGQQVRRTGQVLSVPVGEGYLGRVVDPLGKPIDGLGEIQGLEGDRALELQAAGVMDRQEVRQPLQTGIKAIDGMIPIGRGQRELIIGDRKTGKTAIAIDTIINQKANWESGDPEKQVRCIYVAIGQKGSTIAAVRGALEEAGAMEYTTIVASPASDPAGFKYVAPYTGSAIGQHWMYQGKHVLIVFDDLTKQAEAYRAMSLLLRRPPGREAYPGDVFYLHSRLLERCAKLSNELGAGSMTGLPIIETKANDVSAFIPTNVISITDGQIFLQSDLFNANIRPAIDVGISVSRVGGAAQVKGMKNVSGSLKIDLAQFRAMEAFAMFASDLDATSRRQLDRGQRLVQLLRQPQYSPYPVEDQIVSIWAGTKGHFDDVPVNDVLRFERDFLDYLRRESKVLEAIRESGLFGDDEAQAVTDGLNAFKPTFQTSEGTLLGTEAEAEAMDEEDVEQEQIVKQKRG, encoded by the coding sequence ATGGCTGAGCTCACGATCAGGCCGGAGGAGATCCGGGACGCCCTGGATCGGTTCGTCACCGAGTACCAACCGGCCGAGACGGCCGCCGAAGAGGTCGGCACCGTCGTCGACGCGGGTGACGGTATCGCGCACGTCGAGGGCCTGCCCTCGGCGATGACCAACGAGCTGCTCGAGTTCGAGGACGGCACCCGGGGTATCGCGCTGAACCTCGACGTCCGCGACATCGGTGTCGTCGTTCTCGGTGAGTTCGACGGGATCGAGGAAGGCCAGCAGGTCCGCCGTACCGGTCAGGTGCTGTCGGTGCCGGTCGGCGAGGGGTACCTGGGCCGGGTCGTCGACCCGCTGGGCAAGCCGATCGACGGCCTGGGCGAGATCCAGGGCCTCGAGGGCGACCGCGCGCTGGAGCTGCAGGCGGCCGGCGTGATGGACCGCCAGGAGGTTCGGCAGCCGCTGCAGACCGGCATCAAGGCGATCGACGGGATGATCCCGATCGGCCGCGGCCAGCGCGAGCTGATCATCGGCGACCGCAAGACCGGCAAGACCGCGATCGCGATCGACACGATCATCAACCAGAAGGCGAACTGGGAGTCCGGCGACCCGGAGAAGCAGGTCCGCTGCATCTACGTCGCCATCGGCCAGAAGGGCTCGACGATCGCGGCCGTCCGCGGCGCGCTCGAAGAGGCCGGCGCGATGGAGTACACCACCATCGTCGCCTCCCCGGCGTCCGACCCGGCCGGCTTCAAGTACGTCGCGCCGTACACCGGCTCGGCCATCGGCCAGCACTGGATGTACCAGGGCAAGCACGTGCTGATCGTCTTCGACGACCTGACCAAGCAGGCCGAGGCGTACCGCGCGATGTCGCTGCTGCTGCGCCGCCCGCCGGGCCGCGAGGCGTACCCGGGTGACGTCTTCTACCTGCACAGCCGGCTGCTGGAGCGCTGCGCGAAGCTGTCCAACGAGCTCGGCGCGGGCTCGATGACCGGTCTGCCGATCATCGAGACCAAGGCCAACGACGTCTCGGCGTTCATCCCGACCAACGTCATCTCGATCACCGACGGCCAGATCTTCCTGCAGTCGGACCTGTTCAACGCCAACATCCGCCCGGCCATCGACGTCGGTATCTCGGTCTCCCGGGTCGGCGGCGCCGCGCAGGTCAAGGGCATGAAGAACGTCTCCGGCTCGCTGAAGATCGACCTGGCCCAGTTCCGCGCGATGGAGGCGTTCGCGATGTTCGCCTCCGACCTCGACGCCACCTCCCGCCGGCAGCTCGACCGCGGTCAGCGGCTCGTCCAGCTGCTGCGGCAGCCGCAGTACTCGCCGTACCCGGTCGAGGACCAGATCGTCTCGATCTGGGCCGGCACCAAGGGCCACTTCGACGACGTGCCGGTGAACGACGTGCTCCGCTTCGAGCGGGACTTCCTGGACTACCTGCGCCGCGAGAGCAAGGTGCTCGAGGCGATCCGCGAGTCCGGGCTGTTCGGCGACGACGAGGCGCAGGCCGTCACCGACGGGCTGAACGCGTTCAAGCCGACGTTCCAGACCTCCGAGGGCACCCTGCTGGGGACCGAGGCCGAGGCCGAGGCGATGGACGAAGAGGACGTCGAGCAGGAGCAGATCGTCAAGCAGAAGAGGGGTTGA
- a CDS encoding F0F1 ATP synthase subunit delta yields MRGASNVSLARAAEALAGVTVTEGLGGELFSIARLLDGTGALRRALTDPARPRDGRVALVQQLFGGKISTQALEILTAAAVGRWVSSRDLADALDQLSIQAEVAFADGRRKLDDVEDELFRLDRIVAAERGLSDTLSDRNIPVAARQQLLGGLLQGKADAVTVRLAERAVDGRGRSFAAAMRSYQVAAAARRNASIATVRVATDLSEAERTRLATALGRQYGRDIQLNVIVDPTVVGGVRVDIGDEVIDGTIAARLDEAQRRIAG; encoded by the coding sequence ATGCGCGGCGCGTCGAACGTGTCACTCGCCCGGGCCGCGGAGGCCCTGGCGGGCGTGACCGTGACCGAGGGGCTGGGCGGCGAGCTGTTCTCGATCGCCAGGCTGCTGGACGGCACGGGCGCGCTCCGGCGCGCGCTGACCGATCCGGCCCGGCCGCGGGACGGCCGGGTCGCCTTGGTGCAGCAGTTGTTCGGCGGCAAGATCTCCACCCAGGCGCTGGAGATCCTGACCGCCGCCGCAGTCGGCCGCTGGGTCAGCAGCCGCGATCTCGCGGATGCGCTGGACCAGCTGAGTATCCAGGCCGAGGTCGCGTTCGCGGACGGCCGGCGGAAGCTGGACGACGTCGAGGACGAGCTGTTCCGGCTGGACCGGATCGTCGCGGCCGAGCGGGGACTGAGCGACACGCTCAGCGACCGCAACATCCCGGTGGCGGCCCGGCAGCAGCTGCTCGGCGGACTGCTGCAGGGCAAGGCCGACGCCGTCACGGTGCGGCTGGCCGAGCGTGCCGTGGACGGCCGGGGCCGCAGCTTCGCCGCCGCGATGCGGTCGTACCAGGTCGCTGCGGCGGCCCGGCGCAACGCCAGCATCGCGACCGTGCGGGTGGCAACCGACCTGAGCGAGGCCGAACGTACCCGGCTCGCGACGGCGCTCGGACGGCAGTACGGCCGGGACATCCAGCTGAACGTGATCGTCGACCCGACCGTGGTCGGCGGCGTTCGGGTGGACATCGGCGACGAAGTGATCGACGGAACCATCGCGGCCAGGCTCGACGAAGCGCAACGGCGCATCGCGGGCTGA
- a CDS encoding F0F1 ATP synthase subunit B, giving the protein MTTLVLPLSEAAGEDVNPLLPHTAEIIFGFVFLVLLAILFAKVVVPKFEKAYADRTAAIEGGMEEAKQAQAEAKAALDKYTAQLANARQEAAKIREDAREQGAAIIAEMREQANAEAERIVTHARTQIDAERAQAVASLRSEVGTMATSLAGRIVGESLEDEARQRRTVERFLADLEASESARQAVGTDG; this is encoded by the coding sequence ATGACGACGTTGGTGCTACCGCTCAGCGAGGCAGCCGGTGAGGACGTGAACCCGCTGCTGCCGCACACCGCCGAGATCATCTTCGGCTTCGTCTTCCTGGTCCTGCTGGCCATTCTCTTCGCCAAGGTCGTCGTCCCGAAGTTCGAGAAGGCGTACGCCGATCGGACCGCGGCCATCGAGGGCGGGATGGAAGAGGCCAAGCAGGCCCAGGCCGAGGCGAAGGCAGCTTTGGACAAGTACACCGCGCAGCTGGCGAACGCTCGCCAGGAGGCTGCGAAGATCCGCGAGGACGCCCGCGAGCAGGGTGCGGCCATCATCGCGGAGATGCGCGAGCAGGCGAACGCCGAGGCCGAGCGGATCGTCACGCACGCGCGCACCCAGATCGACGCCGAGCGGGCCCAGGCGGTCGCCTCGCTGCGCAGCGAGGTCGGCACGATGGCGACCTCCCTGGCCGGCCGGATCGTCGGTGAGTCGCTCGAGGACGAGGCGCGTCAGCGCCGGACCGTCGAGCGTTTCCTGGCCGACCTCGAGGCGTCGGAGTCGGCGCGCCAGGCCGTCGGAACGGACGGCTGA
- the atpE gene encoding ATP synthase F0 subunit C, translated as MALEIAGNIAVLGYGLAAIGPGVGVGLIFAAVINGTARQPEAQSKLQSIAWIGFGVTEVLAIIGIALAFVFKAS; from the coding sequence ATGGCTCTCGAGATTGCCGGCAACATCGCAGTCCTCGGCTACGGCCTCGCCGCCATCGGCCCGGGCGTCGGCGTCGGTCTGATCTTCGCTGCCGTCATCAACGGCACCGCGCGTCAGCCGGAGGCCCAGAGCAAGCTGCAGTCGATCGCGTGGATCGGCTTCGGCGTCACCGAGGTTCTGGCGATCATCGGTATCGCGCTCGCCTTCGTCTTCAAGGCCAGCTGA
- the atpB gene encoding F0F1 ATP synthase subunit A encodes MTAGVPTEFIAPGPQNFNTPPIIDGVDWFTKPVLVAALSVVVIVWFYWGASRKAAIVPSKLQFAGELGYNFVRNSIARDAIGSAEYMKYVPYLCGLFYFILLNNVAATIPLIQFPTFSHIGWAYVAAIMSWVIYNAVGIRKHGPWGYFKHQTMPAGVPVWLMPLMIPIEFISNILVRPISLSLRLFANMFAGHILLLVFVLGGEYMVFESGKILLAGVGIVTFLMGFAIGGLELFVQCIQAYIFVVLTAQYIGSAIADDH; translated from the coding sequence GTGACCGCCGGCGTTCCGACCGAGTTCATCGCACCCGGTCCACAGAACTTCAACACCCCGCCGATCATCGACGGCGTGGACTGGTTCACCAAGCCTGTGCTGGTGGCCGCGCTGTCCGTCGTGGTGATCGTGTGGTTCTACTGGGGTGCTTCCCGCAAGGCAGCCATCGTCCCGAGCAAGCTGCAGTTCGCCGGTGAGCTCGGCTACAACTTCGTCCGCAACTCGATCGCCCGCGACGCGATCGGCAGCGCGGAGTACATGAAGTACGTGCCGTACCTGTGCGGCCTGTTCTACTTCATCCTGCTGAACAACGTGGCCGCGACGATCCCGTTGATCCAGTTCCCGACCTTCAGCCACATCGGCTGGGCGTACGTGGCCGCGATCATGAGCTGGGTCATCTACAACGCGGTCGGGATCAGGAAGCACGGCCCCTGGGGCTACTTCAAGCACCAGACGATGCCGGCGGGGGTGCCGGTCTGGCTGATGCCGCTGATGATCCCGATCGAGTTCATCTCGAACATCCTGGTCCGGCCGATCTCGCTGAGCCTGCGGCTGTTCGCGAACATGTTCGCCGGTCACATCCTGCTGCTGGTCTTCGTGCTCGGCGGCGAGTACATGGTGTTCGAGTCCGGCAAGATCCTGCTCGCCGGTGTCGGCATCGTCACCTTCCTGATGGGCTTCGCGATCGGAGGGCTGGAGCTGTTCGTCCAGTGCATCCAGGCCTACATCTTCGTGGTGCTGACCGCGCAGTACATCGGCAGCGCCATCGCCGACGACCATTGA
- a CDS encoding AtpZ/AtpI family protein, with translation MSEHQDPKPSPPNSGDGWRVLSYLIGGVLVYGGIGFGLDRLFGTEFLLPVGIVLGAGLTILMLHFRYGKS, from the coding sequence ATGAGCGAGCATCAGGATCCGAAGCCATCACCCCCGAATTCGGGCGACGGCTGGCGGGTCCTGTCCTACTTGATCGGCGGTGTCCTGGTCTACGGGGGCATCGGGTTCGGGTTGGATCGCCTCTTCGGCACCGAATTCTTGCTTCCGGTGGGCATCGTCCTCGGTGCCGGGCTCACCATCTTGATGCTGCACTTCCGGTACGGAAAGTCCTGA